GGGTTTGACTTCCCTTCATCCGATGGCCCGAAGATCTTTGGAGTTGTTGCAAAATCCGGATTCGAAAGAATTGATGATGGTTGCTGCGGCAACCGGGCTTGCACAAAATTTTGCAGCCTTACGATCGTTAGTTACGACGGGCATTCAATACGGCCACATGAAAATGCATTTAAAGAATATCCTCCTGCAACTCCAGGCCACAGAACAGGAAATTCAAAAAGCCCAGGATCATTTTCGACTGCATAAAGTGAGTTTTAATGCGGTGAGGCAGTATTTGGAGGAATTGAGGAAAATAAAGGGATAAAGGCTTATAGGCTTATAGGCTTATAGGCTTACAGGCTTATAGGCTTACAGGCTTATAGGCTTATAGGCTTATAGGCTTATAGGCTTATAGGCTTACAGGCTTATAGGCTTGTAGGCTTATAGGCTTATAGGCCTACAGGCTTATAGGCTTACAGGCTTATAGGCTTATAGGGATATAGGCTTATAGGGATATAGGCTTACAGGGATATAGGCCTAATTGCCTACATGCCTCAAAGCCTAATTGCCTGCATGCCTAATTGCCTACATGCCTAAACTCTTAAAGGTTCTCGCAAAATCCCCTTCGAAGAAAAATATACAGCCTACTTAATGAAAATTGACTCTACAGGTAAGTTACCAACCATTACAAAAGGCCCAAATGCAAAAAATCTACTCCATGCTACAGTTTTTCCAAACTTATCGGAAGGCCAATTATCCATAGAATTGAATTCCAATTCTCCTCATACTTCAATTGAACTCATAGATATTTCAGGAAATACCGTATTTCGTTCGGGCGAATTGACCGAGGGAAAGCACGATTTCAATTTAAGCCATTTGCCTCAAGGAAATTATTTTTATTCAGTTGTGAGAGAAGGTAAAATTCTAACGCAAGGATCATGGATGAAGGCAAGGTAAAGTTATTTCCAACACATCTTTAGTATAAATTAATGACAAAATAAATGTGAAACATGCATTTATTTGAGGCTATAAATCCTTTTTGCCAAAAATCCTGACGGCCAAAACCAAAGTTAATACGATCCACAAGACCATGATCCCTCCGGTAAAAGCAATACCATATATGCTTCCGAAGAACTCTTTAAACAATGCCCCGGTATAGCCCATCAACGCGCTCACATCCATTTGCAGCATCATGGATACGCGGGCCAGGTCGATGGGATTTAATGCCGTCAATAACAAGGTTATTTTTTCAAGAGGATAATCGCTGAAGCTAAACAAAATCATCAGCACGATTCCGTCGTAAACCAAAGCAAAGTAAAACCAGATCATCAGAACGGCTCCTATCCCTCTCGCTTTGTCGCGAGACAACACAGCGGTCAGAAATGCCAGGGAAGTACAAGCCATGGTGAGTCCGCAACCCGTGATCATAAACATCAATGACAAATACGATGGATAATACAACAAGACAGGAATTCCTAGGCCCAATAAAAATGCAATGATCAGCGATAAGGAAGTTGCAAAATACTCGCTAATAATCAACTGTTTTCGTCCAAGAGGTTGCGCAAGCAACATTTCCATAAATTCATATGAATTGTAATAGTGTATGGTTGCAAAGATCATACTGATCAGTGGAAGAATGATCAATTCTATATTGAGCAAACTCATCAGAGCTTTATCGGGATTTTCATCGAGATTAAACAACAACATCCCCGCCAGGAATTGAAAAATACCGTAGAGCAATATGACCTTGTTTCGGACGATGTCTGATATGATGTATTTACTTAATTTCCACATAAGTTTCGCTTACTGATTTTGCATCATGATACTCGCAATTGCTTTACCAAACTTTTGTTCGCCCGTAAATTCTTTTAATTCATCCATGCTCGAATTGTACCGCACTTTCCCATCCTGCAAATACAATACATGAGTAGTGAGTTCATCGAAATCACTCAACACATGCGAGGTGATCAGAATCAATTTATTTTTATTTTTGGCTGTGTGAATTTTTTCTTTTAATATCTCTGAGGCCAGCGGATCCAATCCTGCAGTGGGTTCATCCAGAATATAAATAGGAGGATCAAATAAAAAAGCAACTGCCGCACTCACTTTCTGGCGTGTTCCACCGGAAAGCGTTCGCATGCTTTTGTGATAAATGCTCCTCAATTGAAAGGCTTCAATAAGTTCAACATCCTGTTGGTCCTTTGGCAAATTTCTCAACTCGATGAGTAAATCAAACAATTGTCCGACTTTCATGTGATCCGGGTATCGCCCGATCTGCGGCATGTAACCGATCTGAGCCCGGTAATTGTAATGATCGCCGATAGACTCCCCCTGAATCGATATATGCCCTGAATCGGGCCGGACCAAACCGAGTATACATTTGATCAATGTGGTTTTACCCGATCCGTTCGGACCAATTAATGAAGTAACTTCCTGGGATTGAAAATCTACGCTGATTTCGTCCAAAGCCTTCAGCTTCTTAAACTGCTTACAGAGTTGCCGGATCTCAATCATAAATGCAATGGTTTCATCAATGGCTTGTGATCGATCAATAATTCCGGAGTCAAACTGGGAATCGCCTTTTCTGCTTTTTCTAAAAACGAAATTAATATGCTGCGCAATAAGATCAATGTATATGGATTTTGCTCAACAATGACTGAATACATACTCACCGGTCTGTAGGGAATATCTCCAATTCCGTCGCGGGTCCGATCATAACCATCGTATTTATCCCAGTAATTTCCATTAAATGAATTCAATACCAGAGAACCATTGGTGGCGATATCAAAACTATTGCCCTTGAAATTATTCAGCTGTATGGTATTTTCATTGCAGCTGGCCTGAACTTTCATGGCCCATCCATTTTTATTAAATTTATTCCTTTGGATGTACATTCTGTTGGTTCCTTCCATAAAAATACCTACTGTATTTCCTTCAAACAGATTATTGTTGATCTCGCTGTCGGAAATGTCTTTCAATAAAATACCATATGAAGCACTGCCCCAGTTATCGACAAATTCATTGGATAACATACTTACATCTTTCGAGTACATCACAGCTACACCTGCACCATTTTCACTAAATCTGTTATGAGCATATGTGTTTTGATGTGAAAACATAAAATGCAGGCCATATCGCAGATTCTCACAACTCAGATTGCAGATGATCATCGATTCCGTTACGAACTCCAAATAAATGCCGTCCCGGTGATTGCTGATGGTATTCCCTTCAATTGTTGCGTTTTTACATTTCCAGAGGTGGATTCCATTTCCTGTATTTTGCTCTGTCTTCAGTTCCCCCCGGATCCGATTGTTGCGAACAACGATTTCCTCTGTGTTCGACAAATGTATTGCAAAATAAGCCCGATGGATCTCGTTATCTTCTAAAAGAATTTTTCTGGCATTAATACATTTGATGGCCGCATAATCATACATGGTTGAATAACGGCAGTTCATAAATTTAAATCCTATGACAGCAATGGAATTCCCACTAATAGTGAGTATTTCATTTTTTTGTTCTCCGTCAAGCACGGGTTTCCCGATACCCATCAAGGAAATGGATTTATCGATGATGATATTTCCTTCCCTGTAAATTCCTTCAAATACCAGGACCGTATCACCGGCTGAAGCTACAGACAGAGCCTCCCTGATTGTTCGAATTTGTCCTGTCTGTGATCTTACTTCAATTATAGTTGCATGCAGATTTCCGCTTAAGAGCAACAGAAGAAACAAGTAATTATGAAATTTTAAATTCAGATTCAAAAGCCTTTCCTATTCTATATTCGCGTAAATATAATTCCAATCTACAATATTCCTGTTTTGGCCTTGTTTGGCAAAATTATTGGCCCCTGGGATGGTACCAAAAGCTGCCGTGTTGAAATTCATAGGTGTTCTGATATCTTCCCCATAAACAAACTTACAACTGTTCACTTCGAGCAGATTATTTTCCTTTTCATAATCCATAACCAGTACCAGTGCGGGTTTTTGCTGGTCAAATGCTCCGGATTTCATCAAACGGATCATACAACCGAGATCGTCAAATTTATATACCTTACCCTTATCTGTTACAATTTCCGATCCGAATTTCCGGTCTACAATGCCCATTTTACAAGTATGGCAAATATCTGTTCCGTAATTAAAAGCTTCGGGCTCGGGTTTACAGGAAAAGAAACTGAAACTGCTCATCAAAACGATTGCAGCCATTTGTGAAGGAATTGTCTTTTTGCGAAACCTGTTCCACTCATACAGCCAGACGAAA
The DNA window shown above is from Saprospiraceae bacterium and carries:
- a CDS encoding ABC transporter permease subunit — its product is MWKLSKYIISDIVRNKVILLYGIFQFLAGMLLFNLDENPDKALMSLLNIELIILPLISMIFATIHYYNSYEFMEMLLAQPLGRKQLIISEYFATSLSLIIAFLLGLGIPVLLYYPSYLSLMFMITGCGLTMACTSLAFLTAVLSRDKARGIGAVLMIWFYFALVYDGIVLMILFSFSDYPLEKITLLLTALNPIDLARVSMMLQMDVSALMGYTGALFKEFFGSIYGIAFTGGIMVLWIVLTLVLAVRIFGKKDL
- a CDS encoding ABC transporter ATP-binding protein encodes the protein MIEIRQLCKQFKKLKALDEISVDFQSQEVTSLIGPNGSGKTTLIKCILGLVRPDSGHISIQGESIGDHYNYRAQIGYMPQIGRYPDHMKVGQLFDLLIELRNLPKDQQDVELIEAFQLRSIYHKSMRTLSGGTRQKVSAAVAFLFDPPIYILDEPTAGLDPLASEILKEKIHTAKNKNKLILITSHVLSDFDELTTHVLYLQDGKVRYNSSMDELKEFTGEQKFGKAIASIMMQNQ
- the nosD gene encoding nitrous oxide reductase family maturation protein NosD encodes the protein MFLLLLLSGNLHATIIEVRSQTGQIRTIREALSVASAGDTVLVFEGIYREGNIIIDKSISLMGIGKPVLDGEQKNEILTISGNSIAVIGFKFMNCRYSTMYDYAAIKCINARKILLEDNEIHRAYFAIHLSNTEEIVVRNNRIRGELKTEQNTGNGIHLWKCKNATIEGNTISNHRDGIYLEFVTESMIICNLSCENLRYGLHFMFSHQNTYAHNRFSENGAGVAVMYSKDVSMLSNEFVDNWGSASYGILLKDISDSEINNNLFEGNTVGIFMEGTNRMYIQRNKFNKNGWAMKVQASCNENTIQLNNFKGNSFDIATNGSLVLNSFNGNYWDKYDGYDRTRDGIGDIPYRPVSMYSVIVEQNPYTLILLRSILISFLEKAEKAIPSLTPELLIDHKPLMKPLHL
- a CDS encoding T9SS type A sorting domain-containing protein yields the protein MKIDSTGKLPTITKGPNAKNLLHATVFPNLSEGQLSIELNSNSPHTSIELIDISGNTVFRSGELTEGKHDFNLSHLPQGNYFYSVVREGKILTQGSWMKAR